In Candidatus Wallbacteria bacterium, the sequence GCGATTCTGCTGCGGCTTGCGCGGATACCAGCCAGATATATTACCGGCTATTTAGTTACTGAGGAAAACCCCTGGGGAGGATACTGGGTTGGGCGGAACGGCAATGCCCATGCCTGGGTGGAGGCTTACGACACTCTCGAAGGCTGGGTGACAGTGGAAGCGACCCCGGCGGACGGACTATCGTCCGGAACAGGGTTCGGAATTGGAAGCCTCTGGGACTATCTGGCATTTTCCTGCGAAGGTTTTTTTGTCAGGATTGAAACGCAGGGATTTTCCTGGTTAAAGGACGCTTTTCTTCTTTTTGTGGTGGCTCTGCCCGGATACATCGCGGCTGCCGCTCCCTTTGTTCTGGCAGCTTTTTGCCTGATTTACCTAATCCGCAGACTCGCTAAAAGAGGAAGCCCGGGCGTTCAGTACGAATTTCCTTCCAGATATCGCCGAGTTTTAAACCAGGCTGACCGCCTGGCACGGCGAAACGGATTCAGTCGCGACGGTGCGGAGACAATCTCCAGTTTTGCCGACAGGATATACAGTTCAGGCGGGAATGGAGCAAAGTTATCTGAATGGTATAAATCCTATGCCAGACACAGATTCGGGGGAACTATTTCTGAATTCATCGAAGAACTGGAAAGGGAACTGGAAAAGTTAAAGTGAATACCCTCGCTATGCTTGGGTATTAAGAAGTTGTAATGCTCTTCGCTGCGCTCAGAGCAAACAACTTCTTAATAAAAAAGGCCGGGTTAACCCCCGGCCTTTAACATCCTAACAGAAATTATCTAACGTTGTCTTTCAGATTCTTTCCAGGGCGGAATTTAGGAACTTTGCATGAGGGAATCTGCACCGGCTGTTTGGTCTGCGGATTGCGGGCCGTGCGGGCGGCTCTGGCTCTTACTTCCCAGCTGCCGAAACCAGTGATGGCAACTTTGTCGCCTTTTTTCAGGGCATTGGTGATCACATCAGTGAAAGCATCCAATGCATTCTGGCTTTCTTTCTTTGTCAGGCTGCTCCTCTTGGCGATGGCATCAATCAGTTCGGTCTTGTTCATGAAGTTTTACCCCTTTCAGAAATTTTCCTGCAAAATCCGATTTTGCAATGTCAATATTGAAATATAATTACAATTGGTTGTCAAGTTCTGTTAAAAAATACCACTCAACCAATAGGGTTAGAGGTGCAAGCTTATAAATATGTAAACAATAAAGAGGGGATTACCGCGGTAAATACAGGTAAACCTGGAAATACATTATGTCGCTATATAATGTTGATGGGCTTTCCAGGCCAGTCAAAGAATCAATTCCGGCACTATTGTGGCTCTATTCCTGATTTGATAACATCTTTGCATCAATTCATGAGGAGGCACTGTGTTTCTGAAGTATTTTGACGGCACTCAGAAGAAAGCGTTCCTGGCAATCGCACATAAACTCTCTCAAGCCGATGGCAAAGTGACTGCTGAGGAGAAGAAAGTATTGGAACTGATGTGCGAAGAAGCGGGATTTTGCCCGGGTGATACGCTGGTCAATTTTGACCTGGAGCGGTTGCTGAGCCCTTTTGACAATCGAAAGGCTCAGGTGCAACTCCTGCTGGAATTGGTATCCATGGAATATGCCGACCGTTCTTTTTCCCGCACTGAGAACGAGCTGATGAGTGAGATTGCGGATTATTTCGGCATTTCGCAGCAGATCCTCCTGGAGATTGAGGGGTGGGTATTCAAGCATGATGAACTCTTGAAGGAGCTGGACAAGTTCTGGAAATAAGACTGGATTCAGGCAGAGCTGATGAGAAAAAGAAAGATGCTTCGCAAGTTCCGTATTTTGATGACATTTTTTGTCGTCATCTTTACTGTTTTCGGCGCAATGCTCTTACAACGTGATCGTTCTTTGAAGACAGAAATTTCTCCGGAATCGGTCTCTGAAGATCAAACAGTTTCGGAAAAACCCTCTTTTATCGGACGGGAGCTGAGTGATTTTTTTTCTGAGAACAACGCTGTACTCAAAGTCATACGGCGAACCACTGATGTAAGTAAAAAGACCGGGACTGATGAATCAGGCATTGAAACAAAGCCGGCTCCCCGAGGATACAGCGTGGAACAGATACCTACAGTCACAAGGTACGGGATCTCAAGACAGGACGGTTCATTGAGAAAGATGTGGTCTGATCAGGATGTCAAAAGCCTGGACGGAATGGTCAGCAGAGAAGTGAAAGTAAAGACCGGTACAGGAGAAAACGATCTGTTCGGCAATCCAATGGTGGACAGAAACCTCAACAGGATTTTCAATTCCTTCATCCTCTTTAAAGATGAACTTGCCAGCAGGGCAGGGATTGACGAAATTACAGTCAAAAAGAGAGAAACTGGGGGGAATTTTTTATCAATGGAAAAGTCTTTCAGGATCTTTACGATGGAAGTACAGACCGGAGCGCATGATCGGACCCTGAGGTTTCAGCGAGGGAAGATCAATCTGGATTATCTGACCTCACCAGATGATGATCAGCTGAAGATCGGAGTCAGAAAAAAATTCTAAGTCGCAAAGTTCCGGATTCTGGGGTAAACTGATCAAATGTTCAAAAAGTTACTGGATTTTCTGGCCAAACGGCAGCATCAGGACAGGGAAAAACTGATCGAGTCGGTTTTCAGGGAAAAAAGGAAGTCTCAGCGTTTCCTTCCCCAGTTTGAGATTGACCTTCTGATCAACGGGATGCTCTCCAGGCTGCTTAACATCTCGGTCACTGGCGGTCTCAGAGTAGGGTTGATCAAACCTGATCCGTTGCCTGAGCAACTGGAGCTCCAGTTCTCGAAGCTTGACACAGTTTTCAAACTTCAGGGCGTGAAAAAATGGCAAAAAAGCGAGCTGGCCGGAGTCAGGATCATTGAACCCGGCGTAGATTTCGTGCGTTTCATCAAGGAATCTCTCACTCCCCAGTTTCTCGGAGAAACATTGTATGAAATACAGTGCGGGCTCAAGATTCAGGCTGAGGACGAGAAACTTCGCTGGTGGCAGGGAAAGGGAGACACCAACGTGTTTCTATGGGAAATCGGGCGCGATATCCAGAGAATGCAGATTGTATTCATGGATTATATACTGGAATGGCATCAGGGATTCATCAAAGTAGGTGAACTGAAGGGTGGGGAAGCCTCGAAACCGGGTTACGGAAGGGTCGATCCACAGTTCATCGTGTTTTATAATATTCCTAAGCTTGACATCCTGGACAATGCCCTGACTCTTGTGCGTTCAAGCAAAATGGACAGCGAAATCAAGGATTTCATCATCCATGAGATTATGGCGACTGAGAGAAGGCTTCTGATGCGTTTTGTTGTCGAAAATGTTTTCTTGCTGGTAGGGGAAAAGCGCTATACTCTAACCGAACTTTCCTACGAAGGTTTCCAGGTTGAAGAGCCTTTCCTGCTGTTCGACGGCACAGGGACGCTGGTTTTCGAGGAAGCAGGGTTTGAATGCCCGATCCGTTTCAGATTGATCCACCACTCACAGCTGCAGACAGGTTTCAGGATAGAGAATCTGCTTTCAAATAAGGAAAAATACCAAAATTATCTGCGTAAGCTGGCTACCAGTCAGCCTCAATGAAACATCTGCGTCTGGTTATGACCTTTTCCCTACCAGAGAATCGCGCCATCAATTGCGCTGAGGTATAATGTTCCGCCACCGGCAAAGGTCAGGCGATAAGCCGGTGTGTAATCCGCTTCGATTTTCTCGAAGTCCGGGCTGTGATAGACGGTTTCGATGTCTGTGATCATCAGGTTTTTTGTTGTTCTGGCTGATTTGACGATGGAATCTGCTGCCAGGGCCAGGATTTCACGGACAGGGAGGATTGAAACCGGAGAACGGTCTGAACTTGTTTCACGGTTCAGGCGGAAAAAGCCGGTCACACTGCTGCCTGAAATCAGCACTCTGATGCTCTCGCCTGCCGGACCTGCTACAGGGATCCCATCCAGATTTTTGTCATATGAAATGCTCCAGCCGACTATCTGTTCGTTTTCTGATTCATCATTGCGGCAGATTGGTTGTGATTGACGGTTTTCGAAATCAGCGGGAATTCCGCCGTTTTTTTCCAGAAAATCCTCTGCGAGCTTTAGGGCTTCTGCTTCACTGACACTTGAGGTGAAATCAAATTTCCTTGAATACAAGACAGCTCCTGAAGCGAGGTTTTGGACTCCGGAATTTCTGTTCAAGATATCCATGCCTGGAAGTTTTCCGGATTTAGCCGTGATCTTGTGGAATTTCTGAATTGCACGATTTTCGACAGGGCAGGCTACCTGCAGGCGGCCTCCGGCATAGGAAAGAGATGTTTTTCCTGCGTTTCTTTCAGATTCGATCTGGTCGCCTTTGGCGTACCAGAAATACAGTTTTTTATCCTCTCCGCTGTAGCCGATGCCTGTCCATTTCTTGGTGTAGCTTGAAAACCAGTTGGCATCAGCCCAGGCTTCGATTACTGCCTGGCCTGAGGCATCTTCACTGAGTTTGGTAAGTTTTTTTGCAAACGCGGTAGCAACTTTATGGGCATTAGATCCGGAAAAAGTCTCTTCCTGATATCCGCAAAAAGACTGCAGCCGACCGGTGAAGCAGGATTTCCAGTCTGCAATCTTGCTCACTGTATCGCAGGAAGCGGCAGCAAAATGACGCACATTGGAGTTCAGATCGCCAAGATCTTCAGCTTTGACAGCTTTCTCGTCTGATCCGTTGGCGATCCAGAAATATCCGAAATTCCCATGGCCTGTAAAGTACATGTAATCGATCAGCTGGTCTGGTTTGAATTTTGAGATAGAGGCATCCCCGTCCAGATACAGCCCGCAACCTTTGAGTCCGGCGTTTTCCAGGATTTTATAAAATGTGCCTGCATCCGAGACATCGATGCATTCTTCGGGTTTGACGAATTTGCCTACACCCATGGAACGGAAAGTACGCTCACGGGCAGACAGAATGCTTGCAGATAAAATTATAGCGAAGACCGAGATCAAAAAAAGTCTGATTTTCATTTCTCCTCCAAAGCTGGTTGTGTTGAATTAATTATATCCGGGAATTGAGTTTTGGCAATGAATTTAGGCTAACCGTTGAGTAAAACCAGGATGCCTGTCTATTTTCTCGTTCTGTGCTATACTGGGCACTTGTGGGTGTCATGCCTTCATTTTTTACCGGTTCTTTTTTAGTCCTGGCTCGCCAAGATCGAGGAGCATTCTGAATGAAGGAACGAATGCAGGCCCTGTTATGCGGATCGGTAGTTGCCGTCCTGTTTCTGGAGCTGTCGATTCGACTGCTGGGAGCGCTCTACGATTCCCCCAGACCTGAAACAGGCAGCCGCAAGGCCGGCTATCGCATGATTCTCTGCACCGGCGATTCCTTTACTTACGGCTGGGGGATGAATCCGGGTGAGGATTTTCCCGCGCAGCTGGAAACGATTCTCAATGCTTCAGGTGGAAAATTCCAGGTGGTGAATGCAGGTCGCTGCGCCAGCAATTCGCGGATGCTGCTCGAAAGTCTTGAACCAGCGCTGCGTAAGTATCGTCCGGAGTTCGTGACTGTGATGACCGGCGGGGCGAATGTCCATAATCCCAAGGGAATGCAGCCTGAGCAAAGTGTCAGGGGATGGGTTATGAACTTTCTGAGTCTGCACTGCCGCACTTTTCGCCTGGCTGTGATGCTGAAACGCCAGGCTGCTGAGCTGCTCGATCCGCTGTCTCTCCCGCTCAATCTCCGTGTGGCATGGGAGCGGGGACTTTATTCCATAATGGGAAGAGAATCTCTTCCTTCTGCCGCTCCTCTGACCGGGAAAAGGGGCTGCGACATCGATCTTCCACGCAGACAGGGCAGAATCTGGGACCTGGTGCGCAGCAGGAAAATCTCTTCCCTCGAAGCGTGTGACGGAAAGCGCCTGGACACGGAAGAACTGTTCGCCCTCGGCTTTGCTTATATCATGCGGGGTGAACTGGACACTGCGGAGCGCCATTTTGACAAGGTATCCGCTGTCCGCGGGAAACATCCACTGTTCTTCGTCGGCAGCGGATACAGCCGCTTGTTGCGCGGGTCGGCGCTGACAGCATCTGAAGCTTTCCGTGAGGCGCTGACCATGGATCCGGGCAACACCGCCGCCATGCTTGGTCTGGGCTGCGCAGGTCTGATCCTGAAAGGTCCCGAGAGCGATGGCGTCTGGCTTACACGGGTAAGGGAAATCGATCCGGGTAACGGCCTGGCTTGCCATTTCCTGGGGTTGCACCTGATCGAATGCCGGAATCCGTCTGCGGCGAGGGAACTTTTTCTCGAGGGAATCCGTTGCGAACCGGAACTTTCCCTGAATTATTCAGCGTTGGGGGAGCTGTGCCTCCACAGCGGGCAGATGGAAGAAGCGCGGGTATGGCTTAACAAGGCATTGGAACGAGGGGTCGCGATGGACTGGGAGATGAGCCGCATCAGGCAGAATCTGGGAATGATCGCCTGTCTTTCCCATGAAGAAGGCTGTTTGAAACAGGCGCAGGAGCATTTTCTGGCTGCAGTACGACTGAATCAAAGAAATTTCAGCGCCCTGTCCAGTCTTGGAGTTTCGGCGAGCGACTGGGTGGAGTACCGGGGTTTCATAGACACGCTCGAAGCATCCGGGCACAGGGAAGCTGCCGGGTGGCTGCGCTCACGCAATGAAAATGGTAATTTTCAATATCTCAAGGTGGCAGACTGGCTGGCTGCGGACCTTACCCGGATTGCTGCGCTCTGCCGGGAATATGGAGCAGAGCCGATATTTCTTAATTATCCACTGTTCGAAAATCCGGTACTCCGTAAGAAGGCAGCCGAGCTCAAGCTCCGTTTCGTGGATGTGTGCAGCGAATTCAGCCGGCTCAGCGGCAGCGGGGGAAACCGATGGGATTATTTCCTGCCAGACATGCATTGCAACACCAGGGGAAACCAGGTGATCGCGGGGCTTGTAGCATTGGAGATCCGGAGCATACCTGCGCAGGAAACAGAATTCTCCGATACTAGCCGGACTATAGAAGCCAGCCTTGAAATCCAGAATTTCAGTGAAAATAATCATTAATTTACTCATCTGTCTGAAACAGAACTAATCCGAAAAGAAAATTACTTAGAGGCTTCTGATGAGCCGAGGCCTTGTGATATAATTATCTTAATATATCAATTAAAGGCTGAGGCTGAAATGCTGGGGAATGAATTTGTCAGAGAAGGAAACTGGCTTTTCCGCTGGCGCAGTTTTTTTCCGCTGATCCTGATTCTCTTAGTGGTTGCTTCTATGCAGAGTTTTTCCTATCCTGCCGGAGAACATCGCTTCGACATCTGCTGGAAAATCTTCTGCATCTGCATCTCCTTTGTCGGCATTGCGGTCAGGATGATCACTGGAGGATATGCGCCCCAAGGCACTTCCGGGAGGAATACTAAGGGACAGCTTGCTGAGACTTTAAATACCAAGGGTCTGTATTCCATCATGCGGAACCCGCTCTATCTGGGTAATTACTTCGTGGGTCTGGGGGTGTTCCTGTATTTAAGAAACTGGTGGGCTCCCCTCATCTATACTCTTTCCTTCATCCTGTTCTACGAGCGGATCATCTTTGCAGAAGAGCACTTTCTCGCCGACAAATTCGGAACTGAATATCAGTCATGGGTGGAAAAGACTCCGGCATTTTTCCCCAGGCATCTGTGCTTCGAAAAACCGGAACTGCCTTTTTCCTGGAAAACAGCCTTGAGACGTGAGTATCAGACCATTTATGGACTGCTGATGATTTTCTGTCTTCTGGAGTTTTGTACGGATTTTTACATTTACAGACATTTTCAGATCGACATGACTTGGCTTTTGATAATCACGATTTC encodes:
- a CDS encoding isoprenylcysteine carboxylmethyltransferase family protein; amino-acid sequence: MLGNEFVREGNWLFRWRSFFPLILILLVVASMQSFSYPAGEHRFDICWKIFCICISFVGIAVRMITGGYAPQGTSGRNTKGQLAETLNTKGLYSIMRNPLYLGNYFVGLGVFLYLRNWWAPLIYTLSFILFYERIIFAEEHFLADKFGTEYQSWVEKTPAFFPRHLCFEKPELPFSWKTALRREYQTIYGLLMIFCLLEFCTDFYIYRHFQIDMTWLLIITISTVCYAATWILHKKVRFFDVEGR
- a CDS encoding HU family DNA-binding protein, coding for MNKTELIDAIAKRSSLTKKESQNALDAFTDVITNALKKGDKVAITGFGSWEVRARAARTARNPQTKQPVQIPSCKVPKFRPGKNLKDNVR